In the genome of Deltaproteobacteria bacterium, one region contains:
- a CDS encoding type II toxin-antitoxin system RelE/ParE family toxin, with protein sequence MIKSFKHKGLEDFFYTGKKKGIKPEHADRLERILDRLNSANELKDMNYPGSNLHKLMGDKKEHYAVKVSGNWRLFFEFRGGDVYLVDYNDYH encoded by the coding sequence ATGATTAAGTCATTTAAGCATAAAGGTCTTGAGGATTTCTTTTATACGGGAAAGAAGAAAGGTATAAAGCCTGAACATGCGGACCGACTTGAGAGAATTCTTGATAGATTAAATTCCGCCAATGAATTAAAAGATATGAATTATCCTGGTTCTAACCTGCACAAGTTGATGGGAGACAAAAAAGAGCACTATGCTGTAAAAGTATCCGGTAACTGGAGGCTTTTTTTTGAGTTCAGAGGCGGCGATGTCTATCTAGTTGATTACAACGATTATCATTGA
- a CDS encoding DUF169 domain-containing protein yields MTSSGWDQAGWIEISKKLNLELPPIAVSFMIKPPEGIKKLEDPLAMCEMLKRAQEGQAFYAGTENHTCPAGPYILGKSAPPAYTSGEFGAGLKVFNHFRAMRRLYDDLPKFDAGRNINYVAFSPLDRLTFVPDLLILVAEVDQAEILLRAMSYSTGKVWTSKSTGVIGCAWIYTYPYLSGEVNYITTGLGHGMKRRKVLPPGRQLIAIPYDWLAVMLSNLKTMPWVLPMFQPDADDFLRNLKTDLGLDPDH; encoded by the coding sequence ATGACCTCATCAGGATGGGACCAAGCGGGCTGGATAGAGATATCAAAAAAGCTTAATCTGGAACTGCCGCCGATAGCCGTCAGTTTTATGATAAAACCGCCGGAGGGGATCAAAAAACTGGAAGACCCGCTGGCCATGTGTGAAATGCTCAAGCGGGCTCAGGAAGGGCAGGCCTTCTATGCCGGTACGGAAAACCATACCTGTCCCGCCGGACCTTACATCCTGGGCAAAAGTGCGCCCCCGGCTTACACCTCGGGAGAATTCGGGGCCGGATTGAAGGTTTTCAACCATTTCCGGGCCATGAGAAGGTTGTATGACGACCTTCCTAAATTCGATGCCGGCCGGAATATTAATTATGTAGCCTTTTCTCCCCTGGACCGGCTGACCTTTGTGCCCGATCTTCTCATCCTGGTAGCCGAGGTGGATCAGGCCGAGATCCTGTTGCGGGCCATGAGTTATTCCACCGGAAAGGTCTGGACCAGCAAATCCACCGGCGTCATCGGCTGCGCCTGGATCTATACCTATCCCTATCTGAGCGGTGAAGTGAATTATATTACCACCGGCCTGGGTCATGGGATGAAAAGAAGGAAAGTTCTTCCCCCCGGGCGGCAACTGATTGCCATCCCCTATGACTGGTTGGCCGTCATGCTCTCCAATCTGAAAACCATGCCCTGGGTCCTGCCCATGTTCCAGCCCGATGCGGACGATTTTCTCAGGAACCTCAAGACCGACCTGGGGCTTGATCCCGACCATTAA
- a CDS encoding branched-chain amino acid ABC transporter permease, producing MDLVYTLCPPAVLCQIFVGLSRTTILFIVSSGLSLILGVLRIPNVAHGSLYMIGAFVAFTISKLFGGGSLGFWMALIIAPLIVALISFLSERGIFQYLYEREHLMLILLTFAFSLVFGDLVKIIWGGEYKSVPVPQVFQGSVALFGGLPFPLYNIFLLIAGPIIAVSLWLMVNKTKMGKIARAAAVDREMVGAVGINVSWIFAMVFVIGCFLAGLGGVLVAPTVSVTLGMDHTLIIEAFLIVIMGGLGNIWGALLGALIFGLSQSLGILIWPKFGIIFPYLAVVVVLLLRPTGLLKSTW from the coding sequence ATGGACCTTGTTTATACCTTATGCCCGCCGGCGGTGCTCTGCCAGATCTTTGTGGGCCTCAGCCGGACGACGATCCTTTTCATCGTCTCCTCGGGCTTAAGCCTTATCCTGGGGGTACTCCGGATTCCGAACGTCGCCCACGGCTCGCTCTATATGATCGGCGCCTTTGTAGCCTTCACCATATCAAAGCTTTTCGGCGGCGGGAGCCTCGGTTTCTGGATGGCCCTCATCATCGCCCCCCTGATCGTGGCCCTCATCAGCTTCCTCTCCGAACGGGGGATCTTCCAGTACCTCTACGAGAGGGAGCACCTGATGCTCATCCTGCTCACCTTTGCCTTCTCCCTGGTTTTCGGGGACCTGGTAAAAATCATCTGGGGGGGCGAGTACAAGTCCGTACCCGTCCCCCAGGTCTTCCAGGGGTCAGTGGCCCTCTTCGGGGGACTTCCCTTTCCTTTATACAATATCTTTCTCCTGATTGCCGGCCCTATCATCGCCGTGTCCCTCTGGCTCATGGTCAATAAAACCAAGATGGGTAAGATCGCCCGGGCGGCCGCCGTGGACCGGGAGATGGTCGGGGCCGTCGGCATCAACGTAAGCTGGATATTTGCGATGGTCTTCGTGATCGGTTGTTTTTTGGCCGGTTTGGGCGGAGTCCTGGTGGCCCCCACGGTGAGCGTCACCCTGGGTATGGATCATACCCTCATCATCGAAGCCTTCCTGATCGTCATCATGGGCGGTTTGGGCAACATCTGGGGTGCCCTCCTGGGGGCCCTCATCTTCGGACTTTCCCAATCTCTGGGCATCCTGATCTGGCCCAAGTTCGGCATCATCTTCCCCTATCTGGCAGTGGTCGTTGTGCTCCTGCTCAGACCCACGGGATTGCTCAAGTCTACCTGGTAG
- a CDS encoding ABC transporter ATP-binding protein → MLRVESLSKAFDGFQAVFKTNLQVNQGEIVAVIGPNGAGKTTLFNLISGIIKPDSGRVLFKDEDITGLPPHKICRKRLSRSFQVVNVFQRLSVFENVQIAVLSRERKTWNLFTPSSKLVQEETNRILEDVGLLEKKNRTTALLSHGDRKVLEIAMALGGNPEFLILDEPTAGMAPEETARCIALIRDISKKLGLTILFCEHDMEIVFGIADRIMVMVRGTPIIQGTCEEVRCNQAVQDAYLGGDDGCLM, encoded by the coding sequence ATGTTACGCGTCGAGTCCTTATCGAAAGCCTTTGACGGCTTCCAGGCCGTTTTCAAGACCAACTTGCAGGTCAATCAGGGGGAGATCGTGGCCGTTATCGGTCCCAACGGGGCCGGTAAGACGACCCTGTTCAACCTCATTTCGGGCATCATCAAGCCCGATTCCGGCCGGGTCCTTTTTAAAGACGAAGACATTACCGGGCTTCCTCCCCATAAGATCTGCCGCAAGCGCCTGTCAAGGTCCTTTCAGGTCGTCAACGTCTTCCAGCGGCTGTCGGTTTTTGAAAACGTTCAGATCGCCGTCCTGTCCAGGGAGCGGAAGACCTGGAACCTTTTCACCCCCTCATCCAAACTGGTCCAGGAAGAGACCAACCGCATCCTGGAGGACGTTGGACTTTTGGAAAAGAAAAACCGCACCACGGCCCTGCTCTCCCATGGAGACCGGAAGGTCCTGGAGATTGCCATGGCCCTGGGGGGGAATCCCGAGTTCCTGATCCTCGATGAGCCGACGGCCGGCATGGCCCCGGAGGAAACCGCGCGGTGCATCGCACTCATCAGGGACATTTCCAAGAAGCTGGGGTTGACTATTTTATTCTGCGAGCATGATATGGAGATCGTCTTCGGGATCGCCGACCGGATCATGGTCATGGTCAGGGGGACGCCCATCATCCAGGGCACCTGTGAGGAAGTGCGCTGCAACCAAGCGGTCCAGGACGCCTATCTCGGGGGAGACGACGGATGCTTGATGTAA
- a CDS encoding ABC transporter substrate-binding protein, producing the protein MATMSSRVGALMIVLVAVVLLFSPNAGAAGKTVYIGGTMSLTGPYAEDSASVLAAFEDYVKYVNETKQLAPWRKDKWPADINIELLWRDDELKPAKALSIYEELKAKGMLVYRISGSPIALALKDKLNQDHMGATSMASGPYLLKPPQTVFTYYPIYTDALAAIADWFKENWKGPGKPRVAYLTADNAMGKSIEIPELKAYLEKAGFEFAGIQYVPLVPTSPPTTQLMWLKQNNVNLALGVMVNPGSQPTVKEMVRLGMGPHLAYKMTLGCALPSHAAVFAPAMGTLGDGFVVAGSFPPLDDLATPGIKFCDDLQKKYRPNKKATHVMYVGGMLEAMVQVEAIRLAMQTTPLEKLKPIDVLQNGFYKIKNLDTGHLSATPLNYSKGDIEGVDAVRVDQVQKGKVVKVGVWPTRHIYPH; encoded by the coding sequence ATGGCAACAATGAGTTCACGAGTAGGCGCATTAATGATTGTGTTGGTAGCGGTAGTCTTGCTTTTTTCACCCAATGCCGGCGCTGCCGGAAAAACCGTCTATATCGGCGGTACCATGTCCTTGACCGGACCCTACGCCGAGGATTCGGCCTCGGTCCTGGCCGCCTTTGAAGATTATGTCAAATATGTAAACGAGACCAAGCAACTGGCCCCCTGGCGCAAGGATAAATGGCCGGCCGATATTAACATCGAGCTGCTCTGGCGGGATGATGAGCTTAAACCGGCCAAGGCCCTCTCGATCTATGAAGAACTCAAGGCCAAGGGAATGCTGGTCTATAGAATATCCGGTTCCCCCATCGCCCTGGCCCTGAAGGACAAGCTGAATCAGGACCACATGGGTGCCACGAGCATGGCCTCGGGCCCCTATCTCCTCAAGCCCCCACAAACCGTTTTCACCTATTATCCGATTTATACCGATGCCCTGGCGGCCATCGCCGATTGGTTTAAGGAAAACTGGAAAGGCCCCGGCAAGCCCAGGGTGGCCTATCTCACCGCCGACAATGCCATGGGTAAGTCCATTGAGATTCCCGAGTTAAAAGCCTATCTGGAGAAGGCCGGGTTTGAATTTGCGGGTATCCAGTATGTGCCTCTGGTCCCCACTTCTCCACCAACCACCCAGCTTATGTGGCTGAAACAAAACAATGTCAACCTGGCCCTGGGCGTGATGGTCAATCCCGGTTCCCAGCCCACTGTCAAAGAGATGGTCCGGCTGGGCATGGGACCGCACTTGGCCTATAAGATGACCCTGGGTTGTGCCTTACCCAGTCACGCCGCCGTCTTCGCCCCGGCCATGGGGACCCTGGGGGACGGTTTTGTGGTGGCCGGCAGTTTCCCTCCCTTAGATGACCTGGCCACACCGGGGATCAAATTCTGTGACGATCTGCAGAAAAAATATCGCCCCAACAAAAAGGCTACCCACGTTATGTATGTGGGCGGTATGCTGGAAGCCATGGTCCAGGTCGAGGCCATCAGGCTGGCCATGCAGACCACGCCGCTGGAAAAATTAAAACCGATCGATGTCCTCCAGAACGGCTTCTACAAGATCAAAAATCTGGACACCGGTCATTTGAGTGCCACACCCCTGAATTATAGTAAAGGGGATATCGAGGGTGTCGATGCCGTCCGGGTCGATCAGGTCCAAAAAGGGAAGGTCGTCAAGGTGGGCGTTTGGCCGACCCGTCATATTTATCCCCATTAA
- a CDS encoding response regulator transcription factor, which yields MSIKVFLADDHRIVREGFRLLLETQPDIIVIGEAVNGREAVRQVVILSPDICLMDIAMPELNGVEATRQISRECPTVRVIILSMYSTSQHIFGALQAGARGYILKESAGDDLIKAVRAVHSGQTFLCSEISETVAGDYVRHREIAEGQGPLASLSPREREILQLLVEGKSNVKIAERLFLSPKTVETYRSHLMQKLGLSDLPALVKFAIQHGLTSLE from the coding sequence ATGAGCATTAAGGTATTCCTGGCCGACGATCATCGCATTGTCCGGGAGGGTTTTCGTTTGCTTCTGGAGACCCAACCCGATATCATCGTGATAGGGGAGGCGGTTAACGGTCGCGAGGCGGTCCGGCAGGTTGTGATACTTTCCCCCGATATCTGCCTCATGGATATAGCCATGCCGGAACTGAATGGGGTTGAAGCCACCCGGCAGATCTCCCGGGAATGTCCCACCGTGAGGGTGATCATACTCTCCATGTATTCCACCAGCCAGCACATATTCGGAGCCCTTCAGGCCGGGGCCCGGGGTTATATCCTGAAGGAATCGGCCGGAGACGATCTGATAAAGGCCGTCAGGGCCGTCCATAGCGGTCAGACCTTCCTTTGCAGCGAGATTTCAGAGACCGTAGCCGGCGACTACGTGCGGCACCGGGAGATAGCCGAGGGACAAGGTCCGCTGGCCAGTCTCAGCCCCCGGGAGCGGGAGATCCTCCAACTTCTGGTGGAAGGTAAGTCCAATGTCAAGATTGCCGAACGTCTCTTTCTTTCCCCGAAGACCGTGGAGACCTACCGGAGCCACCTGATGCAGAAACTGGGCTTAAGCGACCTGCCGGCCCTGGTAAAGTTCGCCATCCAGCACGGCCTGACCTCCCTGGAGTAG
- a CDS encoding ABC transporter substrate-binding protein, with amino-acid sequence MKRLFVLLVLAGFTAAGFLVCPASQAADTIKVGIVDTYTGPATAYTQDMLDAFKLAVEKINAKGGVLGRKIVYTTRDEKFKPDIGLSMAKELVMKENVDILMGTINSATALAVSDFAKKEKIPFFITFSKSEKLIGEKGHHYVFNMNENTEMAGRAAAVSLARKPYTKYWICGDDYEYGHAIADAVWNSLKKLKPGVQLLGQSWWKVGEADFTPYITQILAAKPDFLIVATGGGGMVNFQKAAKATGLNQKVPFYQHTATELGTLLPQGPDAPEGIYGTSQYHFYFPNTPANRAFADEFNKVYKRYPKATALIGYMTAQFIAEGYKKAGKVDKEALIKALEGMTLDSPGGPLSIRACDHQLELPMYWGITKKDPKYPFLVSGDIQAVAPKDYMPTCDEIMKQRKP; translated from the coding sequence ATGAAAAGGTTATTTGTATTATTAGTTCTTGCAGGTTTCACGGCCGCCGGTTTTCTGGTTTGCCCGGCCTCCCAGGCCGCTGATACGATCAAGGTGGGCATTGTGGACACCTATACGGGTCCGGCCACGGCCTACACCCAGGATATGCTTGACGCCTTCAAGCTGGCCGTGGAAAAGATTAATGCCAAAGGCGGGGTCCTGGGCCGGAAGATCGTCTACACCACCAGGGATGAAAAATTCAAACCCGATATCGGGTTGTCCATGGCCAAGGAACTGGTTATGAAAGAAAACGTCGATATCCTCATGGGGACCATCAACAGCGCCACGGCCCTGGCCGTATCAGACTTTGCCAAAAAGGAAAAGATCCCCTTTTTTATCACCTTTTCCAAGAGTGAGAAACTTATCGGAGAGAAGGGCCACCACTACGTCTTCAACATGAATGAGAATACCGAAATGGCCGGCCGGGCCGCCGCCGTGTCTTTGGCCAGAAAGCCCTATACCAAATATTGGATCTGCGGGGATGACTACGAGTACGGTCATGCCATCGCCGATGCCGTCTGGAACAGCCTGAAAAAGTTGAAACCGGGGGTCCAACTCCTCGGCCAGTCCTGGTGGAAGGTGGGGGAGGCCGATTTTACCCCCTATATCACCCAGATCCTGGCCGCCAAACCCGATTTCCTTATCGTGGCCACCGGTGGCGGCGGCATGGTCAACTTCCAGAAGGCGGCCAAGGCCACCGGGTTGAACCAGAAGGTGCCCTTCTATCAGCACACGGCCACTGAACTGGGGACCCTGCTGCCCCAGGGTCCGGATGCACCGGAGGGGATCTACGGAACCAGCCAGTATCATTTCTACTTTCCCAATACGCCGGCCAACCGGGCCTTTGCCGATGAGTTCAACAAGGTCTACAAGAGATACCCGAAGGCCACGGCCCTGATCGGTTATATGACGGCCCAGTTCATCGCCGAGGGATACAAGAAGGCCGGAAAGGTGGACAAAGAGGCGCTGATCAAGGCCCTTGAGGGAATGACCCTTGATTCACCCGGGGGGCCTCTATCCATCCGGGCCTGCGACCATCAGCTCGAGCTGCCCATGTATTGGGGCATCACTAAAAAGGACCCCAAGTATCCCTTTCTCGTCTCAGGCGATATCCAGGCCGTAGCGCCCAAGGACTACATGCCGACCTGTGACGAAATCATGAAGCAGAGAAAGCCCTAA
- a CDS encoding branched-chain amino acid ABC transporter permease: MRISNSEYRRPKAEGEIPLNSELRTPNSELFFLTKAAVWLIAGLALLCLAPLFLPRFYIYLLSVMLLYGLLASSNNLALGFGGIYQLHHAVFYGVGAYGSALMIVKSGLSPWLGFLVGPLVAAALGLVMGVICIRLSKLYFGMLQISLGSLVWVIVYRWYSFTGGDDGIHGITVPDLISTGQGAYYFTLTVTTLSMVAMYRVLKSPFGSALQGIRDNPVRSAMIGINVRRHQLLTLVIVAFFAGVAGTLFVVVDNTVFPDMLFWTLSMEAVIMCLLGGWLTFLGPMLGASLIVAIRTFVSTYTVYWALVLGIIFMLVIFFLPDGVLGWGESKLKPAKE, encoded by the coding sequence ATGCGAATATCGAATAGCGAATATCGAAGGCCGAAGGCCGAAGGGGAGATTCCTTTAAATTCCGAACTCCGAACACCGAACTCCGAACTCTTTTTTCTAACCAAGGCCGCGGTCTGGTTGATCGCCGGACTGGCCCTCCTGTGCCTCGCCCCTCTTTTTTTGCCCAGGTTCTACATCTACCTGCTTTCGGTCATGCTCCTTTACGGGCTTCTGGCCTCCAGCAACAACCTGGCCCTGGGTTTCGGAGGGATCTACCAGCTCCACCATGCCGTCTTCTACGGGGTCGGGGCCTACGGGTCGGCCCTGATGATCGTCAAATCGGGGCTTTCGCCCTGGCTGGGCTTCCTTGTGGGGCCTCTGGTGGCCGCGGCCCTGGGGCTCGTCATGGGGGTGATCTGTATCCGCCTCTCCAAGCTCTACTTCGGCATGCTCCAGATCTCGCTGGGCTCCCTGGTCTGGGTCATCGTCTACCGCTGGTACTCCTTTACCGGGGGGGATGACGGCATCCACGGCATTACCGTGCCCGATCTGATTTCCACCGGTCAAGGGGCCTACTACTTTACCCTGACGGTCACCACCTTGTCCATGGTCGCCATGTATCGTGTCTTGAAATCGCCCTTCGGCAGCGCCCTCCAGGGCATACGGGACAACCCCGTCAGATCGGCCATGATCGGCATCAACGTCCGGAGACACCAGCTCCTGACCCTGGTGATCGTGGCCTTTTTTGCCGGGGTGGCCGGGACCCTCTTTGTCGTTGTAGACAATACGGTCTTCCCCGATATGCTTTTCTGGACCCTCTCCATGGAAGCGGTCATCATGTGCCTGTTAGGAGGTTGGCTCACCTTCCTGGGACCCATGCTCGGGGCCTCCCTGATCGTGGCCATCAGAACCTTCGTCAGCACCTATACGGTTTACTGGGCCCTGGTGCTGGGCATCATCTTTATGCTGGTCATCTTCTTCCTCCCCGACGGAGTCCTGGGGTGGGGGGAAAGCAAACTGAAACCGGCCAAGGAGTGA
- a CDS encoding dienelactone hydrolase family protein, which yields MRKPMLFSSLAVGKRCTFVHGTRKVLWPLPLAMVLMIFMLVQGTAQAQVARIEFHPVATITLSDSELLSGQATGKPVTIAGVLNLPKPGKDKLPAVIILHGSSGPGGTNGPTADWSHRLNALGIATFGLDCFAGRGIVSTSEDQGKFGRLNMIVDAYKALKLLSRHPRIDPGKIALLGISRGGQGALYAAMKRMRTAYGSPQVEFAGFMALYPNCITSYRDETVTTGKPIRILHGTADDYNPIVPCRAYVDRAGKAGADIQLLEYNGAHHGFDAEALRKSIQCKTCQTDRRCKLAEKEGGLIVNLETQKPFSYSDACVETGTTLAYNEAEGPKARADALEFFKSLFGLK from the coding sequence ATGAGAAAACCCATGTTGTTTTCGTCTTTGGCTGTTGGGAAACGGTGTACGTTTGTTCATGGGACACGGAAGGTTTTGTGGCCTCTGCCCCTGGCAATGGTTTTGATGATTTTCATGCTGGTCCAGGGAACGGCCCAGGCCCAGGTGGCCCGCATCGAATTCCATCCGGTGGCGACAATAACCCTCAGTGACTCTGAACTGTTAAGCGGTCAGGCAACGGGGAAACCCGTCACCATCGCCGGCGTCCTCAACCTACCCAAACCCGGAAAAGACAAGCTTCCGGCCGTCATCATCCTCCACGGATCAAGCGGCCCCGGCGGCACGAACGGGCCCACGGCCGACTGGTCGCACCGTCTCAACGCCCTCGGCATTGCCACCTTCGGCCTGGACTGCTTCGCCGGCCGCGGCATCGTCTCGACCTCGGAGGATCAGGGGAAGTTCGGCCGCCTGAATATGATCGTCGACGCCTATAAAGCTCTGAAGCTTCTGTCGCGTCATCCGCGCATCGATCCGGGTAAAATCGCCCTCCTCGGCATCTCGCGCGGCGGCCAGGGTGCGCTCTATGCCGCCATGAAGCGGATGCGGACCGCCTATGGTTCGCCCCAGGTGGAATTTGCCGGGTTCATGGCCTTATATCCTAATTGTATCACTTCCTACCGAGATGAGACGGTCACTACCGGAAAGCCGATCCGTATCCTCCATGGCACGGCCGACGACTACAACCCGATCGTTCCCTGCCGTGCTTATGTAGATCGGGCCGGGAAAGCCGGGGCCGATATCCAACTCCTTGAATATAACGGCGCCCACCACGGCTTTGATGCGGAAGCCTTGCGTAAGTCCATTCAATGCAAAACCTGTCAGACGGACCGCCGCTGCAAACTGGCCGAGAAAGAAGGCGGCCTCATCGTCAATCTCGAAACGCAGAAGCCTTTCAGCTATTCAGATGCCTGCGTCGAAACCGGGACCACCCTGGCTTACAACGAAGCGGAGGGCCCCAAGGCCCGGGCCGATGCCCTTGAATTCTTCAAAAGCCTTTTCGGGTTGAAATAA
- a CDS encoding HigA family addiction module antidote protein — protein sequence MRKIERKPTHPGKIIKEDYLKPLSLTISELSSTLGVSRKTLSKIINERGAVTPDMALRLSRAFETTPDLWFNLQKNYDLWEAAHASDDWQMVKPLSLQVLHAQS from the coding sequence ATGAGGAAAATCGAAAGAAAACCAACCCACCCGGGGAAGATTATAAAAGAAGATTACTTAAAACCATTATCCCTGACGATCAGCGAATTGTCCTCGACTCTCGGCGTTTCGAGAAAAACGTTATCAAAAATTATCAATGAACGAGGCGCTGTTACTCCGGATATGGCACTTCGCTTGTCCCGAGCCTTTGAAACGACCCCTGATCTTTGGTTTAATCTACAAAAGAATTACGATTTGTGGGAGGCAGCGCACGCATCGGATGATTGGCAAATGGTAAAACCGCTCTCTCTACAGGTGCTTCACGCTCAGTCATAG
- a CDS encoding ABC transporter ATP-binding protein yields MLDVKNIHTYYGLSHILFDISLTVSKGEVVGLLGRNGAGKSTTMRSIMGLTPPRDGTVSFKGEDLRGVKPYALFRKGIGYVPDDRRVFADLSVDDNLEIVHSRSPQWTKERVYGLFPALREIRARRAGHLSGGEQQMLTIARALMGSPDLLLLDEPTEGLAPLIVKNLEEQILRLKEAGISILLSEQNIRSALKMISRAYVIDNGHIRFEGTVAQLEADEEVKKKYLMV; encoded by the coding sequence ATGCTTGATGTAAAGAATATCCATACCTATTACGGCCTGAGTCACATCCTTTTTGATATATCGCTCACAGTCTCCAAAGGAGAGGTGGTGGGACTTTTGGGCAGAAACGGCGCCGGCAAGAGCACCACCATGCGGAGCATCATGGGTCTTACCCCTCCCCGGGACGGGACCGTCTCTTTCAAGGGAGAAGACCTGAGGGGCGTAAAACCCTATGCCCTCTTCCGCAAAGGCATCGGCTATGTGCCGGACGACCGGCGGGTCTTCGCAGATTTGTCGGTGGATGACAATCTGGAGATCGTCCACTCCCGCTCTCCCCAATGGACCAAGGAGCGGGTTTACGGCCTCTTTCCGGCCCTCCGGGAGATCCGGGCCAGACGGGCCGGCCACCTTTCCGGAGGCGAGCAGCAGATGCTGACCATTGCCCGGGCCCTTATGGGCAGCCCCGACCTCCTCCTCCTGGATGAGCCCACCGAGGGTCTGGCTCCCCTCATCGTCAAAAATCTGGAGGAGCAAATCCTGCGGCTCAAAGAGGCCGGTATCTCGATCCTCCTCTCCGAACAGAACATCCGGTCGGCCCTGAAGATGATCAGCCGCGCCTACGTGATCGACAACGGTCACATCCGCTTCGAAGGCACCGTGGCCCAACTCGAAGCCGATGAAGAGGTCAAGAAAAAGTATCTGATGGTGTGA